A stretch of Rhododendron vialii isolate Sample 1 chromosome 4a, ASM3025357v1 DNA encodes these proteins:
- the LOC131324869 gene encoding F-box protein CPR1-like isoform X1, translating to MEEDSDYSRQPSLPDAILLDILSRLPVKSLHRFKSVSTQFRHWISADPHFLKLHALHSADTRHRRRRRVAVLVSRKPPASVALRSVDADTLSDPSVVELCNDFKYSYPSARIWNSCNGLVLISISDKTFFVWNPSTREKEHVRSIPTFSLRASTRYCLLGLGFDKITDAYKVIAAYQTDDTGDSCFMSCSSLDGTRVSSNKQRVRRIGDFPYRICKDMPGSNVGGDLFWMVVGKTGDPAIIGFDFGAEEFVEMTQLRWEPGVLKYGLGVLGGSLCVACHGEGSVEVLGLKKGGAVESWEKLFVVPYNAGDLQFKTLTPLCFTGDGEVMMEIDRKRLVVYNIEEKTCRLLSYLPHEDKEELREITRSGQGLRLNGSGFKVVVYVESLVSPSSSSKSIQNLLSTVQQKLRLG from the exons ATGGAGGAAGATTCCGATTACTCCCGACAACCTTCCCTTCCCGACGCAATTCTCCTCGACATCCTCTCCCGCCTCCCCGTCAAATCCCTCCACCGCTTCAAATCTGTCTCCACCCAATTCCGCCACTGGATCTCCGCCGACCCCCACTTCCTTAAACTCCACGCCCTCCACTCCGCCGACACGCGCCACCGCCGCAGGCGCCGCGTGGCCGTCCTCGTGTCCCGCAAGCCCCCCGCCTCCGTCGCCCTCCGCTCCGTCGACGCCGACACCCTCTCCGACCCCTCCGTCGTCGAGCTCTGCAACGACTTCAAGTACTCGTACCCGTCCGCGAGGATATGGAATTCCTGCAACGGGTTGGTGTTGATTTCCATTTCGGACAAGACTTTCTTTGTCTGGAACCCGTCTACTAGAGAAAAAGAACACGTGCGTTCTATTCCCACCTTCTCTCTTCGCGCGTCTACTAGGTACTGTCTTTTAGGGCTTGGTTTTGATAAGATTACCGATGCGTATAAGGTGATCGCGGCTTACCAGACAGATGACACTGGTGATAGCTGTTTCATGTCGTGCTCATCATTGGATGGCACGAGGGTTAGTAGTAATAAACAGAGGGTACGGAGGATTGGTGATTTTCCTTATAGGATTTGTAAGGATATGCCGGGGAGTAATGTGGGTGGAGATCTTTTCTGGATGGTGGTTGGAAAGACGGGTGATCCAGCGATTATTGGTTTCgattttggagcagaggagttTGTTGAGATGACCCAACTGCGTTGGGAACCGGGTGTTTTGAAGTACGGGTTGGGGGTTTTGGGGGGATCGCTTTGCGTGGCTTGCCATGGAGAAGGCAGTGTTGAGGTGTTGGGGTTGAAGAAGGGTGGCGCGGTGGAGTCGTGGGAGAAGTTGTTTGTGGTTCCTTACAACGCGGGGGATCTGCAGTTTAAGACGTTGACACCGTTGTGTTTCACGGGAGATGGTGAGGTGATGATGGAGATCGATAGGAAGAGATTAGTGGTGTATAATATTGAAGAGAAAACGTGTAGGTTGTTGTCCTATCTTCCTCACGAGGACAAAGAAGAACTTCGGGAGATAACGCGAAGTGGGCAGGGTTTGAGGTTGAATGGAAGTGGGTTCAAAGTAGTGGTGTATGTTGAGAGTCTAGTCTCACCGAGTAGTTCCTCTAAGTCAATCCAGAATCTTTTGTCAACGG TCCAGCAGAAACTTAGATTGGGGTGA
- the LOC131324869 gene encoding F-box protein CPR1-like isoform X2: protein MEEDSDYSRQPSLPDAILLDILSRLPVKSLHRFKSVSTQFRHWISADPHFLKLHALHSADTRHRRRRRVAVLVSRKPPASVALRSVDADTLSDPSVVELCNDFKYSYPSARIWNSCNGLVLISISDKTFFVWNPSTREKEHVRSIPTFSLRASTRYCLLGLGFDKITDAYKVIAAYQTDDTGDSCFMSCSSLDGTRVSSNKQRVRRIGDFPYRICKDMPGSNVGGDLFWMVVGKTGDPAIIGFDFGAEEFVEMTQLRWEPGVLKYGLGVLGGSLCVACHGEGSVEVLGLKKGGAVESWEKLFVVPYNAGDLQFKTLTPLCFTGDGEVMMEIDRKRLVVYNIEEKTCRLLSYLPHEDKEELREITRSGQGLRLNGSGFKVVVYVESLVSPSSSSKSIQNLLSTVPQQLRLG from the coding sequence ATGGAGGAAGATTCCGATTACTCCCGACAACCTTCCCTTCCCGACGCAATTCTCCTCGACATCCTCTCCCGCCTCCCCGTCAAATCCCTCCACCGCTTCAAATCTGTCTCCACCCAATTCCGCCACTGGATCTCCGCCGACCCCCACTTCCTTAAACTCCACGCCCTCCACTCCGCCGACACGCGCCACCGCCGCAGGCGCCGCGTGGCCGTCCTCGTGTCCCGCAAGCCCCCCGCCTCCGTCGCCCTCCGCTCCGTCGACGCCGACACCCTCTCCGACCCCTCCGTCGTCGAGCTCTGCAACGACTTCAAGTACTCGTACCCGTCCGCGAGGATATGGAATTCCTGCAACGGGTTGGTGTTGATTTCCATTTCGGACAAGACTTTCTTTGTCTGGAACCCGTCTACTAGAGAAAAAGAACACGTGCGTTCTATTCCCACCTTCTCTCTTCGCGCGTCTACTAGGTACTGTCTTTTAGGGCTTGGTTTTGATAAGATTACCGATGCGTATAAGGTGATCGCGGCTTACCAGACAGATGACACTGGTGATAGCTGTTTCATGTCGTGCTCATCATTGGATGGCACGAGGGTTAGTAGTAATAAACAGAGGGTACGGAGGATTGGTGATTTTCCTTATAGGATTTGTAAGGATATGCCGGGGAGTAATGTGGGTGGAGATCTTTTCTGGATGGTGGTTGGAAAGACGGGTGATCCAGCGATTATTGGTTTCgattttggagcagaggagttTGTTGAGATGACCCAACTGCGTTGGGAACCGGGTGTTTTGAAGTACGGGTTGGGGGTTTTGGGGGGATCGCTTTGCGTGGCTTGCCATGGAGAAGGCAGTGTTGAGGTGTTGGGGTTGAAGAAGGGTGGCGCGGTGGAGTCGTGGGAGAAGTTGTTTGTGGTTCCTTACAACGCGGGGGATCTGCAGTTTAAGACGTTGACACCGTTGTGTTTCACGGGAGATGGTGAGGTGATGATGGAGATCGATAGGAAGAGATTAGTGGTGTATAATATTGAAGAGAAAACGTGTAGGTTGTTGTCCTATCTTCCTCACGAGGACAAAGAAGAACTTCGGGAGATAACGCGAAGTGGGCAGGGTTTGAGGTTGAATGGAAGTGGGTTCAAAGTAGTGGTGTATGTTGAGAGTCTAGTCTCACCGAGTAGTTCCTCTAAGTCAATCCAGAATCTTTTGTCAACGG
- the LOC131324869 gene encoding F-box protein CPR1-like isoform X3 codes for MEEDSDYSRQPSLPDAILLDILSRLPVKSLHRFKSVSTQFRHWISADPHFLKLHALHSADTRHRRRRRVAVLVSRKPPASVALRSVDADTLSDPSVVELCNDFKYSYPSARIWNSCNGLVLISISDKTFFVWNPSTREKEHVRSIPTFSLRASTRYCLLGLGFDKITDAYKVIAAYQTDDTGDSCFMSCSSLDGTRVSSNKQRVRRIGDFPYRICKDMPGSNVGGDLFWMVVGKTGDPAIIGFDFGAEEFVEMTQLRWEPGVLKYGLGVLGGSLCVACHGEGSVEVLGLKKGGAVESWEKLFVVPYNAGDLQFKTLTPLCFTGDGEVMMEIDRKRLVVYNIEEKTCRLLSYLPHEDKEELREITRSGQGLRLNGSGFKVVVYVESLVSPSSSSKSIQNLLSTVQRQLRLG; via the exons ATGGAGGAAGATTCCGATTACTCCCGACAACCTTCCCTTCCCGACGCAATTCTCCTCGACATCCTCTCCCGCCTCCCCGTCAAATCCCTCCACCGCTTCAAATCTGTCTCCACCCAATTCCGCCACTGGATCTCCGCCGACCCCCACTTCCTTAAACTCCACGCCCTCCACTCCGCCGACACGCGCCACCGCCGCAGGCGCCGCGTGGCCGTCCTCGTGTCCCGCAAGCCCCCCGCCTCCGTCGCCCTCCGCTCCGTCGACGCCGACACCCTCTCCGACCCCTCCGTCGTCGAGCTCTGCAACGACTTCAAGTACTCGTACCCGTCCGCGAGGATATGGAATTCCTGCAACGGGTTGGTGTTGATTTCCATTTCGGACAAGACTTTCTTTGTCTGGAACCCGTCTACTAGAGAAAAAGAACACGTGCGTTCTATTCCCACCTTCTCTCTTCGCGCGTCTACTAGGTACTGTCTTTTAGGGCTTGGTTTTGATAAGATTACCGATGCGTATAAGGTGATCGCGGCTTACCAGACAGATGACACTGGTGATAGCTGTTTCATGTCGTGCTCATCATTGGATGGCACGAGGGTTAGTAGTAATAAACAGAGGGTACGGAGGATTGGTGATTTTCCTTATAGGATTTGTAAGGATATGCCGGGGAGTAATGTGGGTGGAGATCTTTTCTGGATGGTGGTTGGAAAGACGGGTGATCCAGCGATTATTGGTTTCgattttggagcagaggagttTGTTGAGATGACCCAACTGCGTTGGGAACCGGGTGTTTTGAAGTACGGGTTGGGGGTTTTGGGGGGATCGCTTTGCGTGGCTTGCCATGGAGAAGGCAGTGTTGAGGTGTTGGGGTTGAAGAAGGGTGGCGCGGTGGAGTCGTGGGAGAAGTTGTTTGTGGTTCCTTACAACGCGGGGGATCTGCAGTTTAAGACGTTGACACCGTTGTGTTTCACGGGAGATGGTGAGGTGATGATGGAGATCGATAGGAAGAGATTAGTGGTGTATAATATTGAAGAGAAAACGTGTAGGTTGTTGTCCTATCTTCCTCACGAGGACAAAGAAGAACTTCGGGAGATAACGCGAAGTGGGCAGGGTTTGAGGTTGAATGGAAGTGGGTTCAAAGTAGTGGTGTATGTTGAGAGTCTAGTCTCACCGAGTAGTTCCTCTAAGTCAATCCAGAATCTTTTGTCAACGG TCCAGCGGCAACTTAGATTGGGGTGA
- the LOC131324872 gene encoding F-box/kelch-repeat protein At3g06240-like, whose product MGRDLPHIPPELIFNILSRLSVKSLCCFKSVSKPWHALITDRQFVKSHLNRQSTKDNKTQKLILACQYSRNVYSLDFQAPDPAITELQLPYKPIVTILGSLNGILLIRTGRTLRLWNPSIRMFQKFTPPDFPSGSTIYGLSYDSASDDFKVVMAIRPSRKNAKTVVHVFSARLSSWNRIGDFGYQIHGRTSGTVLNGAPHSVVERLGAEMGAVIVYFDATEEKFKEVPSPDCEGANILVSSCGVGLGVLGGSLCVVKRHYEGHASCHADVWVMKEYGVKESWSKLFVVPIESGEFSSYRCMPLYYANDGEVVMVLDSEKLVSYNPEENSYQTISIAEVRLDQFDVALYVESLASPHGGNEMKGQP is encoded by the coding sequence ATGGGACGGGATTTGCCCCATATTCCCCCTGAGCTCATCTTCAACATACTCTCAAGGCTATCCGTCAAGTCTCTGTGCTGTTTCAAATCGGTTTCCAAGCCATGGCACGCTCTTATCACCGACCGCCAATTCGTCAAATCTCACCTCAATCGCCAATCTACCAAAGACAACAAAACCCAGAAGCTAATACTGGCCTGTCAATATTCTCGCAATGTCTACTCCCTTGATTTCCAGGCACCTGACCCCGCCATAACCGAGCTCCAATTACCCTATAAGCCTATCGTTACAATTCTGGGTTCACTTAATGGTATCTTACTTATACGCACTGGTAGAACCTTACGGCTGTGGAACCCATCAATTAGAATGTTCCAGAAATTTACCCCACCTGATTTCCCAAGTGGGTCTACAATCTATGGGCTTAGTTATGATTCTGCTAGTGATGATTTCAAGGTGGTTATGGCTATCAGGCCTTCAAGAAAAAATGCCAAGACAGTTGTTCATGTATTTTCTGCTAGACTTAGTTCATGGAATAGGATTGGAGACTTTGGTTACCAGATCCATGGTCGGACGTCGGGTACTGTTTTGAATGGGGCACCACATTCGGTTGTAGAACGACTGGGTGCGGAGATGGGTGCTGTGATTGTTTATTTTGATGCTACTGAGGAGAAATTCAAGGAGGTTCCCTCACCTGATTGTGAAGGTGCGAATATACTTGTTAGTTCGTGCGGTGTTGGTTTGGGGGTTTTGGGTGGATCGCTTTGTGTGGTTAAGAGGCATTACGAGGGTCATGCTTCTTGTCATGCCGATGTTTGGGTGATGAAGGAATATGGGGTGAAGGAATCTTGGTCCAAGTTGTTTGTTGTACCAATTGAATCAGGAGAGTTCTCTTCCTACCGCTGTATGCCGTTGTATTATGCAAATGATGGAGAGGTTGTAATGGTGTTGGATTCGGAGAAGTTAGTCAGCTACAATCCGGAAGAAAATAGTTATCAGACAATTTCGATTGCTGAGGTTCGCCTTGATCAGTTTGATGTGGCTTTATATGTGGAGAGTCTTGCTTCACCTCATGGTGGGAATGAGATGAAAGGGCAACCCTAA